The segment CGGGGCCTCCGTCCGTGGTTCGGAACGGTCGGATCCGGCGGGGGTCTCCGAGCGAGGGTTCGTCATGGGCGAGCCGAGGCGCCGCAGGCGGGTCAACGTTGCGCACCCGCGGCGACCCGCGATCCGACCCCGACGAGCCCGGCTTCCGCGACTCCCGACCGCGGTTTTATGTCCCCCTCGGTCGTGGCATGAGGTATGGCACTGATAGAGATAACGGTCGACAACCCTTCACTCATCAACACCGGCGAGGGCGGGGCGACGAGCGAGGACGAGGAGTCGGGTCTCGGGCTCTCGAGCGGGCGGAGCGAGAACGAGAGCGACGCCGACACCGACCTGATCGGAACGGTCGGAACCCTCGTAACCGCGCTCTCCGCGCTCGCCGGCGTGCTCCGCCAGCTCCGCTCGGAGGAGACGGAGGGCACCGAGGGCGGCCTCGACCTCGTCGACGAGACCGCCGAGGAGGACGAGCCGCTCATCGGCAGCGCTGACGAGATCGGCGACACCGAGGACGAGGCGCTCGAGACCGGCCTCGAGGGCGAAAGTGACGACGAGGACGAGGACGTCGCTGCCGACGAGGAGTCGTCGGGCTCCGGCCTCGGAACGAAGGTCGCCGTCCTGCTCGTCGTCGTGCTGGTCGTGGCCGTCCTGCTCTCCCGGGGCGACGACGAGGACGTCGAGTTCGAGGAGTTCGACGCGTAGAACGACGAGCGAACTCCGCAGGGGATCGTCGATACCGCGACGTCCGGATTTTTGTACGGGCGTTTCGAACCGTCGTCTGATGACCGCTACCACGGGATTGCCTCCGGAGACGATCGTCGTGCTTCTGCTGTTGGGGCTCGCGCCGGTCGTGACGTATCTGCTCTACCGAATCGATCGACGACGGGCCGACGGCTACGTCTCGGTGCTGGGGAGGCGCTGATGGTCTCCGCGCTCGCACTCACCTTCGGCGCGTACCTGCTGATCCTGATCGCCATCGGGCTGTACTTCTTCCTCACGACCGAGACCGAGCGGCTCTCGGACTACCTGCTCGCCGGACGGGACGTCGGTACGTGGCCGATCGCGGTCTCGGAGGTCTCCTCCGTGGCCAGCGGCTGGACGTTCTTCGCGTGGGTCGGCGTCGGCTTCACGATCGGTCTCGGCGGGCTCTGGTTCTCGTTGACGATGGTGCTGCTGGTGATCCTGATGTACCGCTACGTCGCCTCGCCCTTCCGGCGCCGCTCGGAGGAACTCGACAGTCTCACCGTCGTCGACCACCTCTCGAGGGCGTTCGCCGACGAGCGGCTCGGCCCCGCGATCCGTCTCGTCTCGACCGTCGCGATCGTCCTCTTCATGACCTCCTACATCGGCGCGCAGATCATCGCGGCCGGCCAGGCGATGGACACCGGACTGGGAATCGACTACGCGAACGCCATCGTCCTCGGGGGTCTCGCGGTCGGATTGTACACGGTTCTCGGCGGGTTCAACGCCTCGGTGTGGACCGACTTCTTCCAGGGGATCCTCATCTTCGTCGCCGTCGTCTCCCTGCCCGTACTCGCGATCCTCGAGGTCGGCGGCTGGTCTCAGTTCCTCGTGGAGGCCAACGCCGCGAGCCCCGATCTCCTCTCGCTCTCGGCCGGCGAGGCCGGGCGGGGGCTCGCGCTGTTCGCGCTCGCGTACGTCACGTTCGCGTTCGGGACGATCGGCCAGCCCCACTCGCTGATGCGCTTTCAGGCGATCCGCTCCGAACGCCTCGTCAGTGCCGCCTCGGTGATCGCCGTCACCTTCCAGACGCTGCGGCTGGTCGTCCCGCTGTTCATCGGCATCGCCGGACGGGTGCTCTACGAGGACGTCGGCAACCCCGAGAACGTCGCGATGGTGATGCTCGTCGACCTCTTTCCCGCTGCCGTCGCGGGGATCCTGCTCGCGGCGATCGTCAGCGCGATCCTCTCGACGTCTGACTCGATGCTGATCGTCACCTCCTCGGACGTCACCCGCTTCTACGAGGCGTACGTCGATCCCGACGCGAGCGAGGCCCGCCTGATCGTCCTCGGGCGCGTCGTCGTCGCGAGCGTAGCGCTGTTGGGCATCGCGCTCGCGTGGCTCCAGCCTGGAACGATCTTCGAGATCATCGAGTTCGCGTACGTCGGCATGGGCGTCACCTTCGGGCTGCCGCTGTTGTTCCTGCTGTTCTGGGAACGCACCACCGCCGAGGCGGTGTTCGCTGGCGTGACGGTCGGGCTGGCGGGGTCGATCGTCAACCTCTACGTCCCGCCGTTCTCGAACTACTTCCCGATCCTCGTCTGGCCCGTCACCGTCGGCGCGATCCTGCTCGTCGGCTACGCGACGTTCGACGAACGCCGGACGACGACCGCGGCGACGGCGGACTGATCGCTCACCGCACCACCGTCACCGGTATCGGCGAGCGCCGGACGACGTTCTCCGCGACGCTCCCGAGCAGCACCCGGCTGATGCCCGATCGGCCGTGGCTCCCCATCACGATGTGTTCGACGTCGTGCTCGGTGGCGTAGTCGAGGATCGCGCGTGCGTCCTTGCCGGTCACCACCTCCGTCTCGACCGTGAGGCCGCGTTCCTCGGCCCGCTCCCGTGCCTTCTCGACGATCTTCTTCGCCTGTTCGCGGCGCTGCTCGCGTAGCTGGTCGAGGTCGACCCAGCCCTCGATCCCGCCGTACGTGTTGAACTCGCGGGGGTCGATCACGTGGAGTATCGTTACCCTCTCCTCGGCGAACTCCTCGAGCGCGTACTCCAGGGCGGCTCGCGCCTGCTCCGATCCATCGACGGGCACCAACACTCGTTTGACCATGGTGATAGGTTGGCGTTCTGAATGATTATCCCTTGTGGTGGGTTCGTCGAACCGGCCGCTGGACGGCTACTCGTCCCGGTCGGCCCGCTTGCGCCATCGGCGGCGCTGGCGGCGCTCGCTGACGTGGCCGAGCCCGTCCGCGAGCTCGTCGCGCAGCTCGGTCTCGAACCCGTCGATCCCGTCGAGCAGCCCCGTTCGGAACTCCTCGACCAGCTCGTAGGACCAGTCGTCGCCGTACGCACCCGCGGGCAGGTGATCGTCACGGAGCTCGTTCGCCAGCTCCTCGTGGCCCGCCGAGCGGAGCTCCTCCTCCGCCTCGTAGAACCGGTCCATCGCGCGACCGAGCTCGTGGTGGAACGCCAGCAGGTCGCCGTAGGCCCGGTGAACGTACTCGATCCCGAGCTGGCAGTCGTGTAGCGCCCTCCGCTCGGGCTCGCTCAGATCGGGCTCGCTCTCGCTCGGGTCTGCCATGTCCGATCCACTCTAC is part of the Halalkalicoccus sp. CG83 genome and harbors:
- a CDS encoding universal stress protein, which gives rise to MVKRVLVPVDGSEQARAALEYALEEFAEERVTILHVIDPREFNTYGGIEGWVDLDQLREQRREQAKKIVEKARERAEERGLTVETEVVTGKDARAILDYATEHDVEHIVMGSHGRSGISRVLLGSVAENVVRRSPIPVTVVR
- a CDS encoding sodium/proline symporter, whose product is MVSALALTFGAYLLILIAIGLYFFLTTETERLSDYLLAGRDVGTWPIAVSEVSSVASGWTFFAWVGVGFTIGLGGLWFSLTMVLLVILMYRYVASPFRRRSEELDSLTVVDHLSRAFADERLGPAIRLVSTVAIVLFMTSYIGAQIIAAGQAMDTGLGIDYANAIVLGGLAVGLYTVLGGFNASVWTDFFQGILIFVAVVSLPVLAILEVGGWSQFLVEANAASPDLLSLSAGEAGRGLALFALAYVTFAFGTIGQPHSLMRFQAIRSERLVSAASVIAVTFQTLRLVVPLFIGIAGRVLYEDVGNPENVAMVMLVDLFPAAVAGILLAAIVSAILSTSDSMLIVTSSDVTRFYEAYVDPDASEARLIVLGRVVVASVALLGIALAWLQPGTIFEIIEFAYVGMGVTFGLPLLFLLFWERTTAEAVFAGVTVGLAGSIVNLYVPPFSNYFPILVWPVTVGAILLVGYATFDERRTTTAATAD